A region of Aquarana catesbeiana isolate 2022-GZ linkage group LG08, ASM4218655v1, whole genome shotgun sequence DNA encodes the following proteins:
- the LOC141106203 gene encoding uncharacterized protein: MQHLFIFHSHIFHSSLQLLWKDQEGRNHLVSDIRSHPFFKTIDWAELEGRKSDEPPESEPIYEEPSNNSMPLNEFIKTLDREAPISPYEQEYFTGFSYMSDSLMMSPMELFSPPPSSPEKPNFADCSDESELQREEPMDWDPILSLKIQRPVPTPMENHYKDALQQLAELMVVYQPPPAVRQENLFTPWPMHYEEAHKNPKEPEEPNNIYDFGYKRVSQIQQPPQDFFPMAYNQENLFTPWPMYHEEAHNNLIEPEEQNNIYDFGCKRVSQIQEPPQDFFPTAYSQENLFTPWPMYHEEAHNNVIEPEAQQHLCDIFLPPERQDSGLTPWPCIMRRLMTTS; the protein is encoded by the exons ATGCAGCATCTCTTTATATTTCATTCTCATATATTTCATTCTTCATTACAGCTTCTGTGGAAAGACCAAGAGGGCCGAAACCATCTAGTCAGTGACATCAGGAGCCATCCGTTCTTCAAGACTATCGACTGGGCAGAGTTAGAGGGAAGAAAGTCAGACGAGCCACCTGAATCTGAACCA ATTTATGAGGAACCATCAAATAACAGCATGCCATTGAATGAATTTATCAAAACCCTGGACCGGGAGGCTCCAATATCACCATATGAGCAGGagtatttcacaggcttttcaTACATGAGCGACAGTTTGATGATGTCACCAATGGAGTTATTTTCACCTCCACCATCATCGCCAGAGAAGCCTAATTTCGCTGACTGTAGTGATGAGAGTGAGCTTCAGAGGGAGGAACCAATGGACTGGGATCCAATATTATCATTGAAGATCCAGAGACCAGTACCGACTCCAATGGAGAACCATTATAAAGATGCTCTTCAACAATTGGCAGAGCTAATGGTCGTTTATCAGCCACCACCAGCGGTCAGACAGGAGAATCTCTTCACACCCTGGCCAATGCATTACGAGGAGGCTCATAAGAACCCAAAAGAGCCTGAGGAGCCTAATAATATCTATGACTTTGGCTACAAGAGAGTTAGTCAGATTCAGCAGCCACCTCAGGACTTCTTCCCAATGGCATACAACCAGGAGAATCTCTTTACACCGTGGCCGATGTACCATGAAGAAGCTCATAACAACCTCATAGAGCCAGAGGAGCAGAATAATATCTATGACTTTGGCTGCAAGAGAGTTAGTCAGATTCAGGAGCCACCACAGGACTTCTTCCCAACGGCATACAGCCAGGAGAATCTCTTTACACCATGGCCGATGTACCATGAAGAGGCTCATAACAACGTCATAGAGCCAGAGGCGCAGCAACACCTATGCGACATATTTCTACCACCAGAGAGACAGGACAGTGGACTTACACCCTGGCCCTGTATTATGAGGAGGCTCATGACAACATCATAG